agtcagccgcttcaacaatggaggagcggaacatggcccattcaatgtcccccacctcccccgatatctggtcaaagttctgacggaggtgtgagttgaagatcaatctgacaggttcttctgccagatgttcccagcaaaccctcactatacgtttgggtttgcctggtctgaccggcatcttcccccaccacctgatccaactcaccaccaggtggtgatcagttgacagctcagctcctctctttactcGAGTGTCCAATACATATGGCcccaagtccgctgacacgactacaatgtcaatcattgaactgcggcctagggtgtcctggtgccatgtgcacttatggagatccttgtgttcaaacatggtgttcgttatggacaaactgtgcacagaagtccaaaaactgaacaccactcgggttcagatcagagaggccattcctcccaatcacacccctccaggtcttactgtcgttgcccatgtgagcgttaaaatcccccagtaggacaatagagtctccaggaggagcactttcaaacacccctcccaaggactctatgagggctgggtattctgaactgctgttcggcgcataagcacagacagcagtcaggacctgttccccaacccgaaggcgtagggaagctaccctctcgtccaccggggaaaaccccaacatacaggcgccgagtcgaggggctatgagaaagcccacacctgcccgccacctctcaccatgggcaactccagaaaagaaaaaagtccagcccctctcaaggagattggacccagagcccaagctgtgtgttgaggtgagcccgactatatctagccggtatctctcaacctcgcgcaccaactcaggctccttccccgccagtgaggtaacgttccaagttccaaaagccagtttcaacaaccgaggatcagaacgccaaggcccacgccttcggacactgcccgatccacaatgcaccacacccctactactgcccctcccatcggtggtgggtcgatgggaggggggactcatgtagctccttcaggctgggcccggccgggcaccatgagtgaatgcccggccaccagacgctcgctggcgagcccctcccccaggcatggctccagggtggggccccggtaaccctgatccgggcagggtacacaagtccttccTTTTTGgtttcataggggtgattatggatcacactttgtctggcctgtcaccaaggaccagtttgccatgggagtccctaccaggagcttttgctccagacaacatagctcctaggatcattcaagcacacaaacctctggAGAggttgtttacatctcaacaatggAATTACACAAAAATTTGGAGTGGAATTTCCAGTTCACTTATGTATATTAATGTAACAGATTATTTACTCCCAAGAAATTTTGGGCCAttgctattggtccatttataataaaatcttcgcacaacacaaagagcagctgatgttttcaaaagatataaaatgatatcaaaaaataatttgaagtgacaatgactgtttattacatTGCAATAAGcctactgtgttttttttttttgcatgtagtAATGCAGTAATTTTTGTTCCATTCTGATTGTTCAAGCTGTCTTTTTTGCCTCTGTATTTTAACAGTTTGATTGGTGTGCGTGGGTACCCAATACTCCTTGCACCATGCGCCAGCCTCCACCTACAGACAAGGATGCAGTCACTATGGGGCTGATCATCGACACACTGCCAGATATCAGCCAGTCATGTGTGCAGATGGCGATCACATGGCATTTAGGAAGGGTTCAGCCAGATGCAGTGAgtcaaaatttctgcaaaatagtttttttctgtgttattACAATGCGGGGCTGCTAGCTCTCAGAAATAGGTTGTCACCGTATTCATTTTATAAGACTTACAGTCTGAATGGCTAACAGCACACAATCTCTTCGGTTATGTATAAAGCTAATTactatttttattcacattttaatgcactatttGCTTTAATTTGACCATATTTCCatcctccttctctccccttctctcatACACATGCTCAGATCCCTATGGGGCAGTACGTGGAGCAGTACTTCGTTGAACCAGCAGCTTTACAGGTTATTGAAACCCTCAAGCAGGAGCTGAAGGACATCGAAGAGCAGATTATAAAGCAGAATGAGGGCCTGGAGCTCCAGTATCTCTATTTGTGTCCCAGCCGAATAGAGAACAGCATTACTATATAGAGAGAACTTATTTCTGAGGGCTTATTTTCCTCTGCTTGGGAATTCTGGGATTTTCTgattgtctgtctttctgctcaGGATACAGGATCACTGTTAGAGCAAAACCTTACATCTCCAGAATTGTGACTTTTCAGGAAAAACAGCTTGTAagccccccacccaccccctgccaagtaattttggaccacttCTATTGTTCAGTTCACCATGAAATTTCATACACTGTATGAAAGCTATCTGATGCTTTCAAATagtgtttaaaaagaaaaaaaaaagataaaaaagacacaaacatacagtaagatgcaaaggtttgaacactgACATTATGTTTTGTTGTGGGTAACACATCTTCCACAGCGATGTAACAAACATTTGCCTGATAAACAGAACACAGTTCCTATTTATAagctgctgaatttaacacactgcaaaaaatataaaacattaaatgcagcTTAACTTTAAGacaatttgttttcatttttggcttgaatgtttttttgtaaTCAATATCCTCTTGCATGCACCTTTAATATAACCATTCTGTAAATGGATGTGGCAGATCCTATATTTTGTGGTAATGTATTGCTGTCTATATCATATTTCTATATTACTGGGATCAATCAGTCTCAGTTAATAAATGTTCAGTCAGAAACAGTAACTTGGTAATCAAATCAGAATCAGTAAATGCTGTAACGCCAGGGTACAGTACCAGTACCAATAATCTGCTGTGAACATTAGATAAAATTACAACCACAtgatattcatttttacatgtttatatttaattcTCAATAAAAATGTGGCAAATACATCATGTGTTTTTCAATTATTCTGCAGGGAGGCCAATACTGACGCCAACCAAACTCACAGTGGCACTTGTTTCATTCTTATATATTAGGAAATTTAAGGCAGTTGGTCCAAAGGCAAGCAAGGAATTAAAACAACAGATGGCAGTTATGTACACTGCTATACACTCCGAATACAGCAAGCAGCCTGCCATGAAGATCTCACTCATAAGgactgggcaatatgacaatatttactgATGTGACGAATGTGATCACAATACATCACTATATGCTTTTCATGAATATTGCCAGTACTGAAAGCACTGACCAACTCAAGTTTCAGTAAAAAGAGGGCATAATTAGGCTTGATTAACTGAATTTTTTGCACTGCAGTTTGAAAAATACTGAATTATAAACAACaatgtattaattttttttttaatgttgtgccTTTGGTTCTTTTTTGTCCAACCGATGTCAAAATAAATACTGTGACACATTGTGTATGGTGAAAATTTCTTCAATATTATATATTCAATAATATCAGTgattatatttttgtcatattgcccaccacGATTCAAGGCTCTTGTGTTTCGTAGcactatgtacatttttaagATTTGGAGActcctctggtggaaatgtgtaatctGTAATGTCAGCTGTGCTTCAGACCTCTTCCCAGAGCAGATGTATCTGATAACTGAGTTTAAAAAggatttacatttatatttatatttaaaaaaaaaaactcagtgaAAGATATGTCATCAGACAATGTGTGAAtcatctactattgtcatcatatcttgtCTGAAGCAGCGCACGACATAGTGTGTGTTTTCCTCCCGACTCAGTAATGTTACTTCTcttaaatttaacaaaaaatacaaatcttacacagtgctGCTTTAAGAGATCTGAACTTGAGGCTTTTGCAGAGAAAAGTTGATCCTTTGGGTCTGATTACACCTTAAATAATTACAGCAACTTCCTCTAGCATCAGCATATGTATCCATAACGAAACGCACCATAATTGGTAAATACAGTAAGGTCACTTTCATTAGGCCTAGGATTGTGCTTAATCCATTAGATGGTGTTAACGTACTAGATATTCATTGCGTTTGTTCATTCGTACATTATAGAAAGACACGATTCCAATCACCACATAGATTCCTGCAGCGATGAAGCAGTTGTAGCCAACTTTGTTGTAAAGATCGTAAACATTCTGCAGTACGTTTGACCTGCAAAGAGAAAAAGATCATTCATAATCGAGATAAGGAACATTTCATCTTTAGCACTATCAAGAAATAATTAATAGCCTTTGAGCTCATTCAATAAGGTATGTAAGCATTGCGTGAGTGCATCGTTCCAAAAGAAATTACTCCGCCTGCATGTTTCACTGACTTTTCTGCTGCACTTTAACTACCACAAATTCTCATCCAATAAGTAACAGCACCTGCTGCCCACAAGCAACAGAACAAGCTTCTGAAGTTACTTCTAGACCATGGTTCTATGTCTGCTAAGCATGAGAGCCCTTTATTACACCTTCTTTCCATGGTGAGAGGGGAAGAGCGCAGTAGGGGAACTCACTTGTTGTGCATGTAGTCCTCTGGGATTGGCAAATCCTCAAACAGAGTGGCTGAATGAGTGGTGAAGAAAATCCCCAGCATTGCCTAAAGGAAGAGCAGACAGAGCGTTTCATCAAGACATTTCTCCCAAATAACTGGACAGATACACTCAGCTTCGGATTTTGTGAAGAATCACCTTTAACACCACTCTCATTTGGCAAGCGGCTTTAGTTTAGCTTAACGCAAATGGTCAAATTTAACTTGAATAAGTAAAAATGTAACTCGTACTAGTAAAAAATTTTATTTGACACATCAAACTCAACTTTTGCTAGCAGGAAATACATTTTGATCATGTAAGGTTTCAGTTTTCACTTATAGAATTCACAACCATGTTCCCTTTTAATTTATGAATTAGTTTTTAACCTGAGGTTTTTCTCTGTAAACCACATTTTGATGGGGTGagtgaaatggcaaaaatgaataaataaataaatttgaaaaaatggtATATGGCATGTATCCCAATGTTTAGTTTGTCTGAGGTTTGattagaagaaagaaaaaaaaaacccacacacccacaaaaCAGGGTAAGGCCACATATAATTACGGTGATTTTCATTTAAAGTTTACATGCTGCGCTGCACATTATCCAACTAAACTAGATTGCGTAAgctctctttttaatgaaacatgaagATACTCAAAGCACTGTAGTGCCGTTTATCACAATACAATGAAATATTGGCTTCTAATTACTACACGTCCAAGGTGAATTTCTCTACTAGTGAAAACTGATTTCCGTGTAAGAAACTACATTTAAACAACGTAACAACTCCCTGTTTATGCATTAAGTGTGAAAAGGCCGGGATGAAAAGCTAAAACGCTCTGTCGCTGAACacgttagttagttagtttaaTCGCTGAGCCGTGTTTAGATCCTGTGTTACAGCGAGTCAGTTAAACGACGCAGACCGACTCAGAAACACAGACAAAGTCACGTGGTTCCTATTTTCAAGTTCGAGTATAAACACTTTGCCTACTTAAGAGCTTTTGTGTGGAGCTTTTTAGCTACAGGTTTGTCTTTCAGGCCCTTTCGAGGTTTTATACAGGACCGAGTGGAGTTAAAAAGTCCACACTTCTTACCAGCATGATAACAGCCCAAATACTCAGAACCAGCCCGCACGCCGCGAGTTTCGGTCCACAGCACGAAGCTCCAGCCATGTCCCAGTCCGAACCCCGCAGTGCTCCGATATACCGAACTGACTCTCAGCGCTGAGCGGAAAGACACTTTAAGAGACGGTCATTCATGTATTCAAACGCCGCTTTCCCCCCCGAATCAGACCAGACCGACCCCAGTCACCCGCTCCGATCAGCTGACTCTGAGGAAGCGGAAACGCACTGCGGGGCTGCCTTCACTGGCGCCGGGAGTGTCTGAGTGTTCATGACACGCAGCGCGATATTACAGCTCACATTCAGGCGAAGATGAGCTCAGAGATCTTTTTCCAAAGGCCCTTTATTTTTAGACTCGCCATTTCAGGGTCGTCTGGggctgtctttgtttttgtggttgTTTTGTCAGTCTCTCTTTTGCAGTCCCTCGTTAGGATAACGGATCCCTTCCTGCTCATTTCTTTATGTGTTCATACAACTCCCGGCTACAAAACAAGATGAGACGTTTCTAAAGAGCTGCTCTCGCTATTCTGTTACAGTCTGTCCATCTCACTGAatgtaataacatttaaaacactgactGACAGGTAAAGACTGAACCCGCTCCATGTTCAGAAAGGCCCCCTTCAAGAGCTGTTTCATGAAGAAAGCCTTCTGGTGGAACAGTctgttcattttcagtcatCTTCAGGACTCTAACAGTCTTCCCCGAGTCTGTTTTACGGCTCatgatgactgaacttctcagaCTTGTGCAGACTCGCTGTCCCTGCCCACGGGCAGCAGCCATTGCTTTGTACTtgtattgctttgttttgtgtctCGGGGATGAAGTCTTGGTTTGAAGACTGGCTGGCGGTCTGCTCTGTCCAGCAGTGAAATCAGTGGCTGTATTTCAGCGGTCTGGGGGATGTGGGGAAGCACAGATTCAAACTGCGGTGAAAGGCTGAAATTGGACACCTGATGGTCCTCCTTTCAGACTCCTCGCTCTTTCTCCTCCCCTCACGTTCCTCTCCAACAAAACGTTGCGAAATTCCTCAAGTTTTTAGCCCGTCCTCAAGATTGTCGTGGCATCTAAGTCAGCTCATTACTAACTGACCCATTTCACACGAACATTTAGGTTTTTTGGTTAAGCTGTGTGAAATCTGAGGAGGAATAAGGGGGGAAAACGAAACGTGGGCTGTGGAAAAGTGTGAAAACAACGAAGGAAGACGCAGAGGGCGCCTAACGGCACGAAGAGCAGAAGAACTTTTGGAAAACTATGGGAACATAGGCCGGATTTGTCGACCAATTTGACAGCACAGAGATCACAACTGCTGCAGTAGAGTTCCTCCTGCTGTCTCAGGTAGGCCACCTGGGTTTAAGATTAACGAAGCTACTCACAAAAACGTACAACATGACAGTTTTTCAGTACTACGTGGCTAAACTAGGCAGGGCCAGACTAGCTCTGACTGttagagggaaaaaaagttaGAAAGTTTCAGTGCTTAGAAGTTTAAACTTTAGGCATAGTTGAAGAGTTTAAGATGACCATATATCACAT
This window of the Pygocentrus nattereri isolate fPygNat1 chromosome 2, fPygNat1.pri, whole genome shotgun sequence genome carries:
- the rnaseka gene encoding ribonuclease kappa-A, yielding MAGASCCGPKLAACGLVLSIWAVIMLAMLGIFFTTHSATLFEDLPIPEDYMHNKSNVLQNVYDLYNKVGYNCFIAAGIYVVIGIVSFYNVRMNKRNEYLVR